From a single Nocardioides panacis genomic region:
- a CDS encoding HNH endonuclease signature motif containing protein, with amino-acid sequence MSTTIRTEDQAHPIARFSTRVHQVLDGLASAPAWSMTPDEQRAVVVGLARAEARLAELRLRVLAAADRNDVAADSAATSTGAWLAQVTRRSRGAAHAEVALAVALDTGFDVTRDALAAGRVDPAQATVIVRSIQALPQGVSVVDRGRTEAHLVRAAGEFDAAALKVLGRRVLEVIDPDAADLAEGRRLEAEEAAAARATFLQLSANPDGSHTGRFKIPALHAAMLTKMLHAFTHPRHQHQHQHQPNSRVRLSRPERLGEAFCRLLERVPADRLPVAGGMSATVVVLLDYDRLLSGLGTATLDTGQPLSAGAARQLACEAGIVPAVWRRVLGSPSVVLDLGRRTRLHTEAQRTALTIRDRGCTTVGCDRPAAWCHAHHDQPWSQGGPTSVVNGRLLCAFHHGKAHSPGYVTSHLPTGQIQFHRRT; translated from the coding sequence ATGTCGACGACCATCCGGACCGAGGACCAGGCGCATCCGATCGCCCGGTTCTCCACGCGGGTGCATCAGGTGCTGGACGGGCTCGCCTCGGCGCCGGCGTGGTCGATGACCCCGGACGAGCAGCGCGCGGTGGTGGTGGGGCTGGCTCGGGCCGAGGCCCGGCTGGCCGAGCTGCGGCTGCGGGTGCTGGCTGCGGCGGACCGCAACGACGTGGCGGCGGACTCGGCGGCGACCTCGACCGGTGCCTGGCTGGCCCAGGTCACTCGGCGGAGCCGGGGTGCCGCGCACGCCGAGGTGGCTCTTGCGGTGGCGTTGGATACCGGGTTCGACGTGACCCGGGACGCGTTGGCGGCCGGGCGGGTGGATCCGGCGCAGGCGACGGTGATCGTCCGTTCGATCCAGGCGTTGCCGCAGGGAGTGTCGGTGGTGGACCGGGGGCGGACCGAGGCGCACCTGGTGCGGGCGGCCGGCGAGTTCGACGCGGCGGCGCTGAAGGTGCTGGGGCGGCGGGTCTTGGAGGTGATCGACCCCGACGCCGCCGATCTCGCCGAGGGTCGTCGGTTGGAGGCCGAGGAGGCCGCGGCGGCCCGGGCCACGTTCCTGCAGCTGTCGGCGAACCCGGACGGCAGCCACACCGGCCGGTTCAAGATCCCTGCGCTGCACGCGGCGATGCTGACCAAGATGCTGCACGCCTTCACCCACCCCCGACACCAGCACCAGCACCAGCACCAGCCAAACAGCCGGGTGAGACTGTCGCGGCCCGAGCGGCTGGGGGAGGCGTTCTGCCGGCTCCTGGAGCGGGTGCCGGCCGACCGGCTGCCGGTGGCCGGCGGGATGTCGGCGACCGTGGTGGTGCTGCTGGACTACGACCGGCTGCTGTCCGGGCTCGGCACCGCCACCTTGGACACCGGTCAGCCCCTGTCGGCCGGTGCAGCCCGGCAGCTGGCCTGCGAGGCCGGGATCGTGCCCGCGGTCTGGCGCCGGGTCCTGGGCTCGCCGTCGGTGGTGCTCGATCTGGGGCGGCGGACCCGGCTGCACACCGAGGCCCAGCGCACCGCGCTGACCATCCGGGACCGGGGCTGCACCACGGTGGGCTGCGACCGGCCGGCCGCCTGGTGCCACGCCCACCACGACCAGCCCTGGTCCCAGGGCGGACCCACCAGCGTCGTCAACGGTCGGCTGCTGTGCGCGTTCCACCACGGCAAGGCCCACTCACCCGGCTACGTCACCAGCCACCTGCCCACCGGCCAGATCCAGTTCCACCGACGGACCTAG
- a CDS encoding family 16 glycosylhydrolase encodes MRNLVKDPNFAHGTSAWTVRSGGRLSVVDGHDGRRGIKVTNTTGRARTLALNDKTNTVASTRAGTVYRASVWLKATRSGVSSGVRLVEYDGSTKRGSAVASRWMRSKKGHRRAVAGRGADARHPASRWAHVTVRYKAKTSGATLDLDMLTWALPAHRSFVVSAPRLVKVSTPPTRSTPTTAAPAGAAPTSPPPTPPPVPPVVPAPAGYRLVWSDDFSSLDGSKWNVRNNSWANNEESIVTARPDNVFVSNGALTLRALKESYTVGSTTRQYTSGYLDTIGKAAWQYGRIEMRAKLPAAQGMWPAFWLRENSGLGELDIMEAVGGMGNRTVQTVHQSTNGDMARFGHEDVLPSGTFSDWHTYAVDREPGSVQWYVDDRLVFSKTVSAVPWLDDTFDTPMNIRLNLQVGGSMPAYYQKPVIGAPLGASDYVIDYVRVYQR; translated from the coding sequence GTGAGGAACCTGGTGAAGGACCCGAACTTCGCCCACGGCACCTCGGCGTGGACGGTGAGGTCCGGCGGTCGCCTGTCGGTCGTCGACGGCCACGACGGCCGGCGTGGGATCAAGGTGACGAACACCACCGGCAGAGCGCGGACGCTCGCGCTCAACGACAAGACCAACACCGTGGCCTCCACCAGGGCCGGCACCGTCTACCGGGCCAGCGTGTGGCTCAAAGCCACCAGGTCCGGTGTGTCCTCGGGTGTCCGGCTCGTGGAGTACGACGGTTCGACGAAGCGCGGCTCCGCGGTGGCGAGCAGGTGGATGCGCAGCAAGAAGGGGCACCGGCGCGCGGTGGCGGGGCGTGGTGCCGACGCGAGGCACCCAGCGTCGCGCTGGGCTCACGTGACGGTGCGCTACAAGGCCAAGACGTCCGGGGCCACGTTGGACCTTGACATGCTGACGTGGGCCCTCCCGGCCCACAGGAGCTTCGTGGTGAGCGCCCCGCGTCTCGTCAAGGTCTCCACGCCGCCGACCCGCTCGACCCCGACGACGGCTGCTCCCGCTGGGGCGGCTCCGACGTCGCCGCCTCCCACGCCGCCGCCGGTTCCGCCGGTGGTTCCCGCGCCCGCCGGGTACCGCCTGGTCTGGTCCGACGACTTTTCCTCGCTCGACGGCAGCAAGTGGAACGTCCGGAACAACTCGTGGGCCAACAACGAGGAGTCCATCGTCACCGCGCGGCCCGACAACGTCTTCGTCTCCAACGGGGCGCTGACGTTGCGAGCGTTGAAGGAGTCCTACACCGTCGGGTCCACCACCCGGCAGTACACCTCGGGCTACCTCGACACGATCGGCAAGGCAGCCTGGCAGTACGGGCGGATCGAGATGCGCGCCAAGCTGCCCGCCGCCCAGGGCATGTGGCCGGCCTTCTGGCTGCGTGAGAACAGCGGCCTGGGCGAGCTCGACATCATGGAGGCCGTCGGTGGCATGGGCAACCGCACCGTGCAGACCGTCCACCAGTCCACCAACGGTGACATGGCCAGGTTCGGTCACGAGGACGTCCTGCCCAGCGGCACCTTCAGCGACTGGCACACCTACGCAGTCGACCGGGAGCCGGGCTCGGTTCAGTGGTACGTCGACGACCGGCTGGTCTTCTCCAAGACGGTCTCCGCGGTTCCCTGGTTGGACGACACGTTCGACACCCCGATGAACATCCGGCTCAACCTGCAGGTCGGTGGCAGCATGCCGGCCTACTACCAGAAGCCGGTCATCGGCGCCCCCCTGGGCGCCAGCGACTACGTCATCGACTACGTCCGGGTGTACCAGCGGTAG
- a CDS encoding phosphotransferase: MTVGARTSPSSTWSCGGSPRTHGSPRCLPWSTPGWLPVSCRRLSATCWGRRRETGCARRWSATSPRRAPRCASRSRSRETAHRPSSPSTSQTARPPTSGPATRHCGPRRSRHTGSGSPSRWQRTRSEECCGPARSPGTPLADAVEPDQLPEATASLGALLAAVHASSVPLTRDVVVDDLLVETHKKAAKLVRAHPPITSVVADVVTATTRRRGEARHERVRTLHGDFHLAQLVSSPRGPVLVDLDSMVHGPPEVDLAEFLVELALRELPARVKQAVAHGLLASYSRASGTEIDAALLETCAGVEFLHRCYRHLHRHSPGWQSALETDLGRHAEMTSLLRA; the protein is encoded by the coding sequence GTGACGGTCGGAGCGCGCACCTCTCCGAGCTCGACCTGGTCGTGTGGCGGTTCCCCGAGGACCCACGGCTCCCCACGCTGCCTTCCCTGGTCGACCCCCGGTTGGCTACCGGTCTCATGCCGCCGGCTGTCCGCGACCTGCTGGGGGCGTCGCCGGGAGACGGGCTGCGCACGACGGTGGTCCGCTACCAGCCCGAGGCGAGCGCCACGCTGCGCCTCGAGGTCGAGGTCGAGGGAGACGGCGCACCGGCCGTCTTCGCCAAGCACCTCGCAGACGGCACGACCGCCGACATCGGGGCCCGCCACCAGGCACTGTGGTCCGCGTCGGAGCCGTCACACGGGCTCCGGGTCGCCGAGCCGCTGGCAGCGGACCCGGTCCGAGGAGTGCTGTGGACCCGCGCGGTCCCCGGGCACCCCCCTGGCGGACGCCGTCGAGCCCGACCAGCTGCCCGAGGCGACGGCATCGCTCGGGGCGCTGCTCGCGGCCGTGCACGCATCCTCCGTGCCTCTCACGCGGGACGTCGTCGTCGACGACCTGCTCGTCGAGACGCACAAGAAGGCGGCCAAGCTCGTCCGTGCCCATCCCCCGATCACCTCGGTGGTGGCCGACGTCGTGACCGCGACGACGAGGCGGCGCGGCGAGGCCCGCCACGAGCGGGTGCGCACGCTGCACGGCGACTTCCACCTCGCGCAGCTCGTCTCGTCACCGCGAGGACCCGTGCTCGTCGACCTCGACTCGATGGTGCACGGGCCCCCCGAGGTGGACCTCGCCGAGTTCCTCGTGGAGCTCGCGCTGCGGGAACTTCCGGCACGCGTCAAGCAGGCGGTCGCCCACGGACTGCTGGCGTCGTACTCCCGCGCCTCCGGCACCGAGATCGACGCCGCGCTCCTGGAGACCTGTGCGGGCGTCGAGTTCCTGCACCGCTGCTACCGGCACCTGCACCGCCACTCCCCCGGCTGGCAGTCGGCCCTGGAGACGGACCTCGGACGGCACGCCGAGATGACCTCGCTGCTGAGAGCCTGA
- a CDS encoding glycosyltransferase gives MVRYLPDLGSEMAASAVSVSQGGYNTTMDILGCTTPAVVVPYSEGREDEQAARARRLERLGALRVLDPTRLSAQTFEDAVRDALAWTPRAVPLDLDGRTRTSELLRALSAARSAETAVRGRQRVAPEPD, from the coding sequence GTGGTGCGCTACCTCCCCGACCTCGGCAGCGAGATGGCAGCGTCAGCCGTGTCGGTGAGCCAGGGGGGCTACAACACCACGATGGACATCCTCGGCTGCACGACACCGGCCGTCGTCGTGCCCTACAGCGAGGGACGGGAGGACGAGCAGGCCGCCCGCGCCCGAAGGCTCGAGAGGCTCGGTGCGCTGCGCGTCCTCGACCCGACCCGACTCTCGGCACAGACCTTCGAGGACGCCGTGCGCGACGCCCTCGCCTGGACTCCGCGCGCGGTCCCTCTCGACCTCGACGGGCGCACCCGTACGTCGGAGCTGCTGCGGGCGCTGTCGGCGGCACGGAGCGCGGAGACCGCCGTGAGGGGGCGCCAGCGTGTGGCTCCCGAACCTGACTGA
- a CDS encoding aminoglycoside phosphotransferase family protein, giving the protein MSSSAQETVLLAPDPVLPRRDDLLDDRVVGPRLAGLLDRAPGDRSGTCERVRAKYRRGESLRASYRIGPEPGGLLVSARMFPAAAAPGQFSCARDAAVRQGADPGSVLFDEETSTVFWVFPQDRKLLGLRALTSPPPGLRSVFGAPWTQSEMKAYTPEKAATFRCADARGATVGFAKVQSGDDGRRGVALLRAVRRGVAERGGLRLPDAIGYLPDQHLALFTPAPGRPLHQLDRVAYPEAMAALGAALSVLHAQPIHGFAPFTRLDPGRLVAAGSLVRAARPDLGPVTEGLVRELLRTAPPPGARVLLHGDLHPKNVLVDDQGVSLVDFDEASAGPAAAELGGVLARLWCPRPRDPIDPDTARAAAEALLAAYQHGPSRTDLLWYAAAALLVERAARAISRVDVATIGDLERVLATARRWAGHQGADR; this is encoded by the coding sequence ATGAGCAGCAGCGCCCAGGAGACGGTCCTCCTGGCCCCCGATCCTGTGCTGCCGCGACGCGACGACCTGCTCGACGACCGGGTCGTCGGCCCCCGGCTCGCCGGGCTGCTCGACCGGGCCCCGGGCGATCGCAGCGGAACCTGTGAACGGGTCCGCGCGAAGTACCGCAGGGGCGAGAGCCTGCGGGCCAGCTACCGCATCGGCCCCGAGCCGGGCGGCCTCCTGGTGAGCGCGCGGATGTTCCCGGCGGCCGCTGCCCCCGGTCAGTTCAGCTGCGCCCGCGACGCCGCGGTCCGCCAGGGTGCCGATCCCGGGTCGGTGCTGTTCGACGAGGAGACGAGCACCGTCTTCTGGGTCTTCCCGCAGGACCGCAAGCTGCTCGGCCTTCGCGCGCTGACCAGCCCGCCACCGGGGCTCCGGAGCGTCTTCGGTGCCCCGTGGACGCAGAGCGAGATGAAGGCGTACACGCCGGAGAAGGCTGCCACCTTCCGGTGCGCGGACGCGCGCGGGGCGACGGTCGGCTTCGCCAAGGTGCAGAGCGGGGACGACGGCCGCCGCGGCGTCGCCCTCCTGCGCGCCGTGCGCCGTGGGGTCGCCGAGCGCGGCGGCCTGCGCCTGCCGGATGCGATCGGCTACCTGCCCGACCAGCACCTGGCGTTGTTCACGCCCGCGCCCGGTCGGCCGCTCCACCAGCTGGACCGGGTCGCCTACCCGGAGGCCATGGCGGCACTCGGCGCCGCACTGTCGGTGCTGCACGCTCAGCCGATCCACGGGTTCGCGCCGTTCACGCGGCTGGATCCGGGTCGGCTGGTGGCCGCGGGGAGCCTGGTCCGCGCCGCGCGACCGGACCTGGGCCCGGTGACCGAGGGGCTGGTCCGCGAGCTGCTGAGGACCGCACCGCCACCCGGTGCGCGCGTCCTCCTGCACGGCGACCTGCACCCCAAGAACGTGCTGGTGGACGACCAGGGCGTCAGCCTCGTCGACTTCGACGAGGCGAGCGCGGGACCGGCCGCCGCCGAGCTCGGCGGCGTGCTGGCCAGGCTCTGGTGCCCGCGGCCGCGTGACCCCATCGACCCCGACACGGCCCGGGCCGCCGCAGAGGCGCTGCTCGCGGCGTACCAGCACGGGCCGTCACGCACCGACCTGCTCTGGTACGCCGCCGCGGCCCTGCTCGTCGAGCGGGCGGCGCGCGCGATCAGCCGGGTCGACGTCGCCACGATCGGTGACCTGGAGCGAGTCCTGGCGACGGCCCGGCGATGGGCCGGGCACCAGGGGGCGGACCGGTGA
- a CDS encoding glycosyltransferase family 4 protein: MRDQAAEAGRVAYVLKGHPRLSEVFITSEIYRLERLGVPLRLYVLKAGNEEVQHDVVRRLRVRPDYLQQTTSLSATGLLRWLSANLAAFRPALLRTARRHPRGTVHAAGQALAQAVRARRGFLATPRKIYFKEFLLAVDLADRLDACGDVVRLHAHFAHGTTTVTWLASTITGLPFSFTGHAKDIWTEERNPAGLLRRKMDAASFVVTCTEANRAHLTSFGSSTPVHVVYHGLNADFEPLVAAGVRRREPERVRLLAVGRLVRKKGLDTFVDACAVLRDRGVDLEAVIVGGSGDHEQQVRSRVGATGLQDRVTLAGSLTQDELFAQYQRASVFALPCRVLEDGDRDGIPNVLVEAMACGVPVVTTGVSGITELVRGGVNGLIVEPDRPTDLADSLHRLIKDPELARQLAKRGRETVRERFDAGAAAARMASLLYARPVAAAGDADSPDRRKEAR; encoded by the coding sequence ATGCGTGACCAGGCAGCGGAAGCCGGCCGGGTGGCCTACGTGCTGAAGGGTCACCCGCGGCTCTCCGAGGTGTTCATCACCAGCGAGATCTACCGCCTGGAGCGACTCGGGGTGCCGTTGCGCCTGTACGTGCTGAAGGCGGGGAACGAGGAGGTCCAGCACGACGTCGTACGACGCCTCCGCGTCCGACCCGACTACCTGCAGCAGACGACGTCCCTGTCCGCGACCGGGCTGCTCCGCTGGCTGAGCGCCAACCTGGCCGCCTTCCGGCCCGCCCTGCTGCGCACGGCGCGCCGCCACCCCAGGGGGACGGTGCACGCCGCCGGGCAGGCACTGGCCCAAGCGGTCCGGGCCAGGCGCGGCTTCCTCGCCACGCCCCGCAAGATCTACTTCAAGGAGTTCCTCCTCGCTGTCGACCTGGCCGACCGGCTCGACGCCTGCGGCGACGTGGTCCGGCTGCACGCGCACTTCGCGCACGGCACGACCACTGTCACCTGGCTGGCCTCCACGATCACCGGACTCCCGTTCTCGTTCACCGGGCACGCGAAGGACATCTGGACCGAGGAGCGCAACCCGGCCGGCCTCCTGCGACGCAAGATGGACGCCGCCTCGTTCGTCGTCACGTGCACCGAGGCCAACCGCGCCCACCTGACGTCGTTCGGATCCTCGACCCCGGTGCACGTCGTCTACCACGGTCTCAACGCCGACTTCGAGCCGCTCGTCGCGGCGGGGGTGCGACGGCGGGAGCCCGAGCGCGTCCGTCTGCTCGCGGTCGGGCGGCTGGTGCGCAAGAAGGGCCTGGACACGTTCGTGGACGCGTGCGCAGTTCTGCGCGACCGCGGTGTGGACCTGGAGGCCGTCATCGTCGGTGGGTCCGGCGACCACGAGCAGCAGGTTCGTTCCCGGGTGGGCGCGACGGGCCTGCAGGACCGGGTGACCCTCGCGGGGTCGTTGACGCAGGACGAGCTGTTCGCGCAGTACCAGCGGGCCAGCGTGTTCGCACTGCCGTGCCGGGTGCTCGAGGACGGCGACCGCGACGGCATCCCGAACGTGCTCGTCGAGGCGATGGCTTGTGGCGTCCCGGTGGTCACCACGGGCGTCTCGGGCATCACCGAGCTGGTGCGAGGCGGCGTGAACGGGCTGATCGTCGAGCCCGACCGCCCCACCGACCTCGCGGACTCCCTGCACCGGCTGATCAAGGACCCCGAGCTGGCCCGACAGCTGGCGAAGCGGGGACGCGAGACGGTGCGCGAGCGCTTCGACGCCGGGGCGGCCGCCGCGCGGATGGCCTCGTTGCTGTACGCCCGCCCGGTCGCAGCGGCGGGCGACGCGGACTCCCCTGACCGACGGAAGGAGGCGCGATGA
- a CDS encoding ABC transporter transmembrane domain-containing protein — MSAEETVPARPRNPTMRLLRSHARRHWGALAGAAASTVALTLAQLAAPWPLKIAIDQLVTGRGTDFELTGDDLTLLLGLAALVLGIAMVDALATFFSDFWLNRSGEQIVHDLRTATYEHLQRLSLVFHSNRPTGDLVARVTGDVNAVGDLFSQTLGTLASSSLVLVGMFAVMFWIDPLLAFVAFLVTPLLLATTTHYQKRIRLMARTQRAQEGEIASLATEALSAMQVIKAFGTERFEHDRVQLRSAERLKVGVESSRVEARFGALVDVLGAVATALVLSLGVLSVANGRISPGDLVVVVAYTNKLYKPLKDIAKQASRAARALARLERIAEILSSDTVLADDTDSERPDHRAAGTIDLDDVYFRYTKERAALEGVTLHVPSGSRLALVGESGAGKSTVGALVARFYDPSRGAVRVDGRDARELSLRWVRDQVGVLLQDTILFSGSVRDNIAYGTDADLAAVEDVARAAGALSFIEALPLGFDTLLGPGGVGLSGGQRQRIGIARVLLRDPPRPRAGRADHRSGRGERGVGDGRAEPSGRGTHDDPDHPFDRARTLRRPGRGDGCRAGGRLRPPGAAAQPGLRLPRADRQPASARPAGTGPARDPGRSSPTTGRSIAHDDDGSGRREGRRVTTRLAVVVSGFPRTSETFAVGELVALARAGVLVRVYATKSGDGEAPQPGVEELLPLLRTLPPGDAVNQASELVDDLGDAGVQGVHGYFAHRPTEVAARAAGALGVGFSFSVHALDARKVPPAELARRARAAAGVIACNTDVARYVELPGARVYLLPHGVDVARFGPRRHPVGDARLHVLAVGRLVEKKGFSTLLDAVDRLQVPARLRIVGTGVEQPALEESIDRHGLGGTVELAGRRSHESLPDDYAWADVVAVPSVVDSSGDRDGLPNVTLEAMACRRPLVASDISVLGDTVHAAGSGLVVPPADAPALADALSTLADPRLRAEMGNAGRRYVEEHFDLATCTRRVVERLKLLHARPREVVHA, encoded by the coding sequence ATGAGTGCGGAGGAGACCGTCCCGGCACGCCCGCGGAACCCCACGATGCGGCTGCTGAGGAGTCACGCACGCCGCCACTGGGGTGCGCTCGCCGGCGCTGCCGCCTCGACGGTCGCGCTCACCCTCGCCCAGCTCGCTGCACCGTGGCCGCTGAAGATCGCCATCGACCAGCTGGTGACCGGGCGGGGCACGGACTTCGAGCTCACCGGCGACGACCTCACCCTGCTGCTGGGACTCGCCGCCCTGGTGCTCGGCATCGCGATGGTCGACGCCCTGGCCACCTTCTTCTCGGACTTCTGGCTCAACCGGTCCGGCGAGCAGATCGTCCACGACCTGCGGACGGCCACCTACGAGCATCTGCAGCGGCTGTCATTGGTCTTCCACTCGAACCGCCCGACCGGTGACCTCGTCGCCCGGGTGACCGGCGACGTCAACGCTGTCGGTGACCTCTTCTCGCAGACGCTCGGCACCTTGGCGTCCTCGTCGCTCGTGCTCGTCGGCATGTTCGCCGTGATGTTCTGGATCGACCCCCTGCTGGCGTTCGTCGCCTTCCTGGTCACGCCGCTCCTGCTGGCGACGACCACGCACTACCAGAAGCGGATCCGGCTGATGGCGCGCACGCAGCGGGCCCAGGAGGGCGAGATCGCGTCGCTCGCCACCGAGGCGCTGTCCGCGATGCAGGTCATCAAGGCGTTCGGCACCGAGCGGTTCGAGCACGACCGGGTCCAGCTGCGGAGCGCCGAGCGGCTGAAGGTCGGCGTCGAGAGCTCCCGGGTGGAAGCCCGCTTCGGGGCGCTGGTGGACGTGCTCGGGGCTGTGGCCACCGCGCTGGTCCTGAGTCTCGGTGTCCTGTCGGTCGCGAACGGGCGGATCAGCCCCGGCGACCTCGTCGTGGTCGTGGCCTACACCAACAAGCTGTACAAGCCGCTCAAGGACATCGCGAAGCAGGCCAGCCGGGCAGCGCGGGCCCTCGCCCGGCTCGAGCGCATCGCCGAGATCCTGTCCTCCGACACGGTGCTGGCCGACGACACCGACTCCGAGAGGCCGGACCACCGCGCTGCCGGCACCATCGACCTCGACGACGTGTACTTCCGGTACACGAAGGAGCGAGCCGCGCTGGAAGGCGTCACCCTGCACGTGCCGAGCGGGTCACGGCTGGCTCTCGTCGGCGAGTCGGGGGCCGGCAAGTCGACGGTCGGCGCCCTCGTCGCGCGCTTCTACGACCCCAGCCGCGGCGCGGTCCGGGTGGACGGCAGGGACGCGCGGGAGCTGTCCCTGCGATGGGTCCGCGACCAGGTCGGCGTGCTCCTGCAGGACACCATCCTGTTCAGCGGCAGCGTCCGGGACAACATCGCCTACGGCACCGACGCCGACCTCGCGGCGGTCGAGGACGTCGCCCGGGCCGCCGGGGCGCTCTCGTTCATCGAGGCCCTGCCCCTGGGCTTCGACACCCTGCTCGGCCCCGGCGGGGTGGGCCTGTCCGGCGGCCAGCGCCAGCGGATCGGCATCGCGAGGGTCCTGCTGCGCGATCCCCCCCGTCCTCGTGCTGGACGAGCCGACCACCGGTCTGGACGCGGGGAGCGAGGCGTTGGTGATGGCCGGGCTGAACCGTCTGGTCGAGGGACGCACGACGATCCTGATCACCCATTCGACCGAGCTCGCACGCTCCGCCGACCAGGTCGCGGTGATGGCTGCCGGGCGGGTGGTCGCCTACGGCCCCCCGGAGCGGCTGCTCAGCCGGGACTCCGCCTTCCGCGGGCTGACCGGCAGCCCGCGTCCGCCCGACCGGCCGGGACCGGACCCGCTCGGGACCCCGGGCGCTCCTCCCCGACGACGGGACGGTCGATCGCCCATGACGACGACGGATCCGGACGGCGGGAGGGGCGTCGCGTGACGACCCGCCTCGCTGTCGTGGTGAGCGGCTTCCCGCGCACGTCCGAGACGTTCGCAGTCGGGGAGCTCGTCGCCCTCGCCCGCGCCGGTGTGCTGGTCCGCGTCTACGCGACGAAGTCGGGCGACGGGGAGGCGCCGCAACCGGGCGTCGAGGAGCTGCTGCCGCTGCTGCGGACGTTGCCCCCGGGCGATGCCGTGAACCAGGCGTCGGAGCTGGTCGACGACCTGGGGGACGCGGGGGTCCAGGGCGTGCACGGCTACTTCGCCCATCGTCCGACCGAGGTCGCGGCCCGCGCGGCGGGTGCCCTGGGGGTGGGCTTCAGCTTCAGCGTCCACGCGCTCGACGCCCGGAAGGTCCCCCCGGCCGAGCTGGCTCGTCGCGCCCGGGCCGCGGCCGGCGTCATCGCGTGCAACACCGACGTCGCGCGGTACGTCGAGCTGCCCGGTGCGCGGGTGTACCTCCTCCCGCACGGCGTCGACGTCGCACGTTTCGGTCCGCGCCGGCACCCGGTGGGCGACGCGCGGCTGCACGTGCTGGCCGTGGGCCGGCTGGTCGAGAAGAAGGGCTTCTCCACGTTGCTCGACGCGGTCGACCGACTGCAGGTCCCCGCGCGACTGCGGATCGTCGGCACCGGTGTCGAGCAGCCGGCGCTCGAGGAGTCCATCGACCGCCACGGGCTCGGCGGGACGGTGGAGCTCGCCGGTCGCAGGTCTCACGAGAGCCTCCCCGACGACTACGCCTGGGCCGACGTCGTCGCGGTGCCCTCGGTCGTGGACAGCAGCGGGGACCGCGACGGGCTGCCCAACGTGACCCTCGAGGCGATGGCGTGTCGTCGGCCGCTGGTCGCCTCCGACATCTCCGTCCTCGGGGACACCGTGCACGCCGCGGGCAGCGGCCTGGTCGTGCCCCCGGCCGACGCCCCCGCGCTCGCCGACGCGTTGAGCACGCTCGCCGATCCACGGTTGCGCGCCGAGATGGGGAACGCTGGGCGCCGCTACGTCGAGGAGCACTTCGACCTCGCGACGTGCACCCGTCGGGTCGTCGAACGTCTCAAGCTGCTGCACGCCCGTCCGCGGGAGGTCGTCCATGCGTGA
- a CDS encoding glycosyltransferase family protein — MVTRYLFYSHDGYGLGHVRRNSLIARAVLDTDPAAQVSLVTGVEVRPRWLRQAARVRVHRVPPMLKSADGSYRHEKLPFGAALRERERIFATLVEEERPDVVVVDRHPYGTAGELRTGLDLARGLGSALVLGLRDVLDEPSIVREEMRGGGWADVGNVYDEVLVYGGRHFVDHEVEYGLSLPLHYCGWVVERPGPSRSDGNLLVVAAGGGGDGAAVFEMGARLLGHRADLVGLFAPGPYAGADALRQLSRLGSDRVRVVGPLDACGRWFSRAHAILCMAGYNSTLEALAAGRRPILMPRRTPRREQAIRADWLGGLGLANVVDPGTDPGEVASLIRLHPRSLSDGALESAGIDLDGALNAARRLQALSAVRSVR, encoded by the coding sequence GTGGTCACGCGCTATCTCTTCTACTCGCACGACGGCTACGGCCTCGGCCACGTTCGTCGCAACAGCCTGATAGCCCGCGCGGTTCTGGACACCGACCCGGCCGCTCAGGTCAGCCTGGTCACGGGGGTCGAGGTGCGCCCGCGCTGGTTGCGCCAGGCAGCCCGGGTGCGCGTGCACCGTGTGCCGCCGATGCTCAAGTCGGCGGACGGGTCCTACCGCCACGAGAAGCTTCCCTTCGGGGCCGCCCTGCGGGAACGCGAGCGGATCTTCGCGACCCTGGTCGAGGAGGAGCGGCCCGACGTCGTGGTGGTGGACCGGCATCCCTACGGCACGGCGGGCGAGCTCCGGACCGGCCTCGACCTGGCGCGAGGGCTCGGGTCCGCGCTCGTGCTCGGACTGCGAGACGTCCTGGACGAGCCGTCGATCGTCCGGGAGGAGATGCGAGGCGGGGGGTGGGCGGACGTCGGGAACGTCTACGACGAGGTCCTGGTCTACGGAGGCCGGCACTTCGTCGACCACGAGGTCGAGTACGGCCTCAGCCTTCCGCTGCACTACTGCGGCTGGGTCGTCGAACGACCGGGCCCGAGCCGTTCGGACGGCAACCTCCTCGTCGTGGCGGCGGGTGGCGGTGGCGACGGAGCCGCCGTCTTCGAGATGGGCGCACGACTGCTCGGGCACCGCGCCGACCTGGTCGGTCTCTTCGCCCCCGGCCCGTACGCGGGCGCCGACGCGTTGCGCCAGCTCAGCCGGCTGGGGTCCGACCGAGTGCGCGTGGTCGGTCCCCTGGACGCGTGCGGGCGGTGGTTCTCGCGCGCCCACGCGATCTTGTGCATGGCCGGCTACAACTCCACCCTCGAGGCACTCGCCGCGGGACGACGGCCGATCCTGATGCCCCGCCGCACGCCGCGCCGCGAGCAGGCCATCCGGGCCGACTGGCTCGGCGGCCTGGGGCTCGCCAACGTCGTCGATCCGGGAACGGATCCCGGTGAGGTCGCGTCCCTCATCCGGCTGCACCCCCGCAGCCTCTCCGACGGCGCCCTCGAGTCCGCCGGGATCGACCTCGACGGGGCCCTGAACGCGGCGCGTCGGCTGCAGGCGCTCAGCGCCGTACGGAGCGTGCGATGA